In Onthophagus taurus isolate NC chromosome 6, IU_Otau_3.0, whole genome shotgun sequence, a genomic segment contains:
- the LOC111424894 gene encoding cGMP-dependent protein kinase, isozyme 1-like isoform X1: protein MDEHLRLTYKSFLHKIVGRWNKDVEIYDSILFSPDHNENERDRYKKLDEIDGFTPVQPAKEESEFRRFGVTEKIKEEKDVEIKTYPKSYSDKEIIKKAISSNEFLENILQGKILDVIVDAMYSKEVAEGEVIIQEGEPGSNMYVSDQGTFEVYVKNKLVSSFSDQKVFGELAVLYNNKRLATIKAITSGKIWVLPRVVYQQSLIKDAMQYMNETFSFLKNVPMINKLREEKLRIIADLLKKEVFKPDTVIVKEGDVGDKFYIIRAGSVTVTKNGEGKVGELGKGEFFGERALLYSDTRQATVTAQAPSVECLTLTRTQFQEHFDPNLLKVVDDKIEDVQEQDKTPKREMPSTSAGGEYSDIKLADLTMIATLGVGGFGRVELVQHKKQKDLTFALKYLKKADMVEQSQVEHVYNERNIQIKCNSIFIVRLYNTFKDQKYLYFLMESCLGGDLWAYLQKRKNKCVSDQDARFFAGCVLEAFAYLHERKYIYRDLKPENLLIDAQGYIKLTDFGFAKHLGDQLKTFTFAGTPEYVAPEIIYNKGHDKSADYWTFGILIFELLVGRTPFRAGDDYMKTYNRILKGINAVTFPQHVSRSAVNIILKLCRPTPTERLGLQKNGIDDIRNHKWFQGFEWNKLRSKKMKAPYVPKLTSNIDVRNIDSFKKDDDIPPDSTEFDQF from the exons ATGGATGAACATTTGAGATTAACCTACAag AGTTTCTTACACAAAATTGTTGGTCGTTGGAACAAAGATGTAGAAATATATGATTCGATATTATTTAGCCCGGATCATAACGAAAATGAACGTGATAGATATAAAAAACTCGATGAAATCGATGGATTTACACCAGTACAACCTGCAAAAGAAGAAAGTGAATTTAGAAGATTTGGAGTtacagaaaaaattaaagaagaaaaggatgttgaaattaaaacatatCCTAAAAGTTACAG cGACAAAGAAATCATCAAAAAGGCGATATCTTCAAATGAATTCTTGGAAAACATCCTTcaaggaaaaattttagatgtaATTGTAGATGCGATGTATTCCAAAGAAGTCGCGGAAGGCGAAGTGATTATTCAAGAAGGCGAACCTGGAAGTAATATGTACGTTTCCGATCAAGGGACGTTCGAGGTTTACGTTAAGAACAAATTGGTCAGCTCATTTAGTGATCAAAAAGTTTTCGGGGAATTAGCCGTTTTGTATAACAATAAACGATTAGCGACAATTAAGGCGATCACGAGCGGAAAGATTTGGGTTTTACCGAGAGTTGTCTATCAACAAAGTCTTATTAAAGATGCAATGCAATACATGAACGAAACGTTTTCCTTTTTAAAGAATGTCCCGATGATTAATAAGTTGAGAGAGGAAAAATTGAGGATAATCGCTgatttgttgaaaaaagaagtttttaaaCCGGATACGGTGATTGTTAAAGAAGGCGATGTTGgcgataaattttatattattcgAGCTGGATCAGTTACTGTCACGAAAAATGGTGAAGGAAAAGTTGGAGAATTAG GTAAAGGTGAATTCTTCGGAGAACGTGCTTTATTATATTCGGATACAAGACAAGCCACCGTAACAGCTCAAGCACCATCTGTTGAATGTTTAACATTAACTCGTACTCAATTCCAAGAACATTTCGATCCCAACCTCTTAAAAGTTGTTGATGATAAAATCGAAGATGTTCAGGAACAAGATAAAACACCAAAAAGAGAAATGCCATCAACATCGGCCGGAGGGGAATATTCGGATATAAAATTAGCTGATTTAACAATGATAGCAACGTTGGGTGTTGGAGGATTTGGTCGCGTTGAACTCGTACAAcataaaaagcaaaaagatTTAACATTTgcattgaaatatttaaagaaagcTGATATGGTTGAGCAATCCCAAGTTGAGCATGTTTACAATGAGCGtaatattcaaattaaatgtaaTAGTATATTTATTGTGAGGTTATACAACACTTTTAaagatcaaaaatatttatatttcctGATGGAAAGTTGTCTCGGTGGTGATCTGTGGGCTTATTTGCAAAAGAGAAAGAATAAATGCGTTTCAGACCAAGACGCAAGATTCTTCGCCGGATGTGTTTTAGAAGCGTTCGCTTATCTCCACGAAAGAAAATACATTTACCGCGATTTAAAACCGGAGAATCTTTTAATCGACGCACAAggatatattaaattaaccgATTTCGGTTTTGCAAAACATTTAGGTGATCAATTAAAAACGTTTACATTCGCCGGAACCCCCGAATACGTCGCACCCgaaataatttacaataaagGGCACGATAAATCAGCTGATTATTGGACGTTtggtattttaatttttgaattgttaGTGGGAAGAACTCCGTTTAGAGCTGGGGATGATTATATGAAAACTtataatagaattttaaaaggaattaatgCAGTTACTTTTCCTCAACACGTTAGTCGTAGCGCAgtgaatattattttgaaactgTGCAGACCAACTCCAACGGAACGATTGGGACTCCAAAAGAATGGTATCGATGATATTCGAAATCATAAGTGGTTCCAAGGTTTCGAATGGAACAAATTGAGAAGTAAGAAAATGAAGGCTCCTTACGTTCCAAAATTGACAAGTAATATTGATGTTAGAAATATTGATTCGTTTAAGAAAGATGACGATATTCCTCCTGATTCGACGgaatttgatcaattttaa
- the LOC111424894 gene encoding cGMP-dependent protein kinase, isozyme 1-like isoform X2, with the protein MLCLKCCCWSRKMNVTARVFNPPDEPEKPPGEPEKPPAEPEKPPVINPQVVDERRPGIREHIPLDNNVEIEVTPKSDHDKEIIKKAISSNEFLENILQGKILDVIVDAMYSKEVAEGEVIIQEGEPGSNMYVSDQGTFEVYVKNKLVSSFSDQKVFGELAVLYNNKRLATIKAITSGKIWVLPRVVYQQSLIKDAMQYMNETFSFLKNVPMINKLREEKLRIIADLLKKEVFKPDTVIVKEGDVGDKFYIIRAGSVTVTKNGEGKVGELGKGEFFGERALLYSDTRQATVTAQAPSVECLTLTRTQFQEHFDPNLLKVVDDKIEDVQEQDKTPKREMPSTSAGGEYSDIKLADLTMIATLGVGGFGRVELVQHKKQKDLTFALKYLKKADMVEQSQVEHVYNERNIQIKCNSIFIVRLYNTFKDQKYLYFLMESCLGGDLWAYLQKRKNKCVSDQDARFFAGCVLEAFAYLHERKYIYRDLKPENLLIDAQGYIKLTDFGFAKHLGDQLKTFTFAGTPEYVAPEIIYNKGHDKSADYWTFGILIFELLVGRTPFRAGDDYMKTYNRILKGINAVTFPQHVSRSAVNIILKLCRPTPTERLGLQKNGIDDIRNHKWFQGFEWNKLRSKKMKAPYVPKLTSNIDVRNIDSFKKDDDIPPDSTEFDQF; encoded by the exons ATGCTTTGCCTGAAGTGTTGCTGTTGGAGTAGGAAAATGAATGTTACAGCTCGAGTTTTTAATCCACCTGATGAACCAGAGAAGCCACCTGGTGAACCAGAGAAGCCACCTGCTGAACCAGAGAAGCCACCTGTTATAAATCCTCAAGTTGTAGATGAAAGAAGACCTGGAATTAGAGAACATATTCCGTTGGATAATAATGTTGAAATTGAGGTTACGCCAAAAAGTGACCA cGACAAAGAAATCATCAAAAAGGCGATATCTTCAAATGAATTCTTGGAAAACATCCTTcaaggaaaaattttagatgtaATTGTAGATGCGATGTATTCCAAAGAAGTCGCGGAAGGCGAAGTGATTATTCAAGAAGGCGAACCTGGAAGTAATATGTACGTTTCCGATCAAGGGACGTTCGAGGTTTACGTTAAGAACAAATTGGTCAGCTCATTTAGTGATCAAAAAGTTTTCGGGGAATTAGCCGTTTTGTATAACAATAAACGATTAGCGACAATTAAGGCGATCACGAGCGGAAAGATTTGGGTTTTACCGAGAGTTGTCTATCAACAAAGTCTTATTAAAGATGCAATGCAATACATGAACGAAACGTTTTCCTTTTTAAAGAATGTCCCGATGATTAATAAGTTGAGAGAGGAAAAATTGAGGATAATCGCTgatttgttgaaaaaagaagtttttaaaCCGGATACGGTGATTGTTAAAGAAGGCGATGTTGgcgataaattttatattattcgAGCTGGATCAGTTACTGTCACGAAAAATGGTGAAGGAAAAGTTGGAGAATTAG GTAAAGGTGAATTCTTCGGAGAACGTGCTTTATTATATTCGGATACAAGACAAGCCACCGTAACAGCTCAAGCACCATCTGTTGAATGTTTAACATTAACTCGTACTCAATTCCAAGAACATTTCGATCCCAACCTCTTAAAAGTTGTTGATGATAAAATCGAAGATGTTCAGGAACAAGATAAAACACCAAAAAGAGAAATGCCATCAACATCGGCCGGAGGGGAATATTCGGATATAAAATTAGCTGATTTAACAATGATAGCAACGTTGGGTGTTGGAGGATTTGGTCGCGTTGAACTCGTACAAcataaaaagcaaaaagatTTAACATTTgcattgaaatatttaaagaaagcTGATATGGTTGAGCAATCCCAAGTTGAGCATGTTTACAATGAGCGtaatattcaaattaaatgtaaTAGTATATTTATTGTGAGGTTATACAACACTTTTAaagatcaaaaatatttatatttcctGATGGAAAGTTGTCTCGGTGGTGATCTGTGGGCTTATTTGCAAAAGAGAAAGAATAAATGCGTTTCAGACCAAGACGCAAGATTCTTCGCCGGATGTGTTTTAGAAGCGTTCGCTTATCTCCACGAAAGAAAATACATTTACCGCGATTTAAAACCGGAGAATCTTTTAATCGACGCACAAggatatattaaattaaccgATTTCGGTTTTGCAAAACATTTAGGTGATCAATTAAAAACGTTTACATTCGCCGGAACCCCCGAATACGTCGCACCCgaaataatttacaataaagGGCACGATAAATCAGCTGATTATTGGACGTTtggtattttaatttttgaattgttaGTGGGAAGAACTCCGTTTAGAGCTGGGGATGATTATATGAAAACTtataatagaattttaaaaggaattaatgCAGTTACTTTTCCTCAACACGTTAGTCGTAGCGCAgtgaatattattttgaaactgTGCAGACCAACTCCAACGGAACGATTGGGACTCCAAAAGAATGGTATCGATGATATTCGAAATCATAAGTGGTTCCAAGGTTTCGAATGGAACAAATTGAGAAGTAAGAAAATGAAGGCTCCTTACGTTCCAAAATTGACAAGTAATATTGATGTTAGAAATATTGATTCGTTTAAGAAAGATGACGATATTCCTCCTGATTCGACGgaatttgatcaattttaa